A region of Streptomyces sp. NBC_01267 DNA encodes the following proteins:
- a CDS encoding sigma-70 family RNA polymerase sigma factor: protein MATRAVARRSDRASSVRAVGGEIADRDLVGMYLDEIARTPLLDAAKEVELSQTIEAGVYAQQVLDGSVQSEAGGASREELEALVAAGERAKDVFIRSNLRLVVAVARRYPRAGLPLLDLIQEGNAGLVRAVEKFDYAKGFKFSTYATWWIRQAITRSIADQSRTIRLPVHLVEELGRIRRVQREFNREHGRDPEHSEIAAELDAKPERISDVLDWARDPVSLNMPVDDQGETQFGDLLEDTSAVSPEQSVMTLLRSEELDELIGKLDHRTASIIKMRFGIDDGRERTLTEVGKEHGLTRERIRQIEKHALLELKKMADDVGFDAAA from the coding sequence ATGGCAACCCGTGCCGTCGCCCGTCGTTCCGACAGGGCAAGCAGCGTTCGCGCCGTAGGCGGGGAGATCGCCGACCGCGACCTGGTCGGCATGTACCTCGACGAAATCGCACGTACGCCACTGCTCGACGCCGCAAAGGAGGTCGAGCTGTCTCAGACCATCGAGGCGGGGGTGTACGCCCAGCAGGTGCTCGACGGTTCCGTGCAGAGCGAGGCGGGCGGGGCCTCGCGTGAGGAACTGGAGGCGCTGGTCGCCGCGGGAGAGCGGGCCAAGGACGTCTTCATCCGCTCCAACCTGCGACTGGTCGTCGCTGTCGCCCGCCGCTATCCGCGAGCCGGGCTGCCGCTGCTCGACCTCATCCAGGAGGGGAACGCCGGCCTGGTGCGCGCGGTCGAGAAGTTCGACTACGCCAAGGGCTTCAAGTTCTCCACGTACGCGACGTGGTGGATCCGCCAGGCCATCACCCGGTCCATAGCCGACCAGTCCCGGACCATCCGGCTCCCCGTCCACCTGGTGGAGGAACTGGGCCGTATCCGCCGGGTCCAGCGGGAGTTCAACCGTGAGCACGGCCGGGACCCGGAGCACTCGGAGATCGCGGCCGAGCTGGACGCCAAGCCGGAGCGGATCAGCGATGTCCTCGACTGGGCCCGCGACCCGGTCAGCCTGAACATGCCGGTGGACGACCAGGGCGAGACACAGTTCGGTGACCTCCTGGAGGACACCTCGGCGGTGTCGCCCGAGCAGTCCGTGATGACGCTGCTGCGCAGCGAAGAGCTGGACGAACTGATCGGCAAGCTCGACCACCGCACGGCCTCGATCATCAAGATGCGGTTCGGCATCGACGACGGCCGGGAGCGGACGCTGACCGAGGTCGGCAAGGAGCACGGCCTGACGCGCGAGCGGATCCGGCAGATCGAGAAGCACGCCCTGCTCGAACTCAAGAAGATGGCCGACGACGTGGGCTTCGACGCTGCGGCGTGA
- a CDS encoding GNAT family N-acetyltransferase, producing the protein MSMEGTEVQVRPGIEADLGALTDLYNHYIRETAITFDTNVLTVEERRPWLLSHPEDGAHRLLVAQDVPSARILGYATSSAFRPKAAYATSVEVSVYCAPDAGGRGLGTLLYTALFEALENEDVHRAYAGVTLPNAASVRLHERFGFTPVGTYREVGRKFGTYHDVAWFERPLGTDQARPTPS; encoded by the coding sequence ATGTCCATGGAAGGCACGGAAGTGCAGGTCAGGCCGGGCATCGAGGCGGACCTCGGCGCTCTCACCGATCTTTACAACCACTACATCCGTGAGACTGCGATCACATTTGACACGAATGTCCTCACCGTCGAGGAACGCCGTCCGTGGCTGCTCTCCCACCCTGAAGACGGCGCCCACCGCCTCCTGGTTGCGCAGGATGTTCCGTCCGCCCGAATTCTGGGGTACGCGACCAGCAGCGCGTTCCGGCCGAAAGCCGCGTACGCCACGTCCGTCGAAGTCAGCGTCTACTGCGCCCCCGACGCGGGCGGCCGGGGCCTCGGCACGCTGCTCTACACCGCCCTGTTCGAGGCCCTGGAGAACGAGGACGTGCACCGGGCGTACGCGGGCGTGACCCTGCCCAACGCCGCCTCGGTGCGGCTGCACGAGCGGTTCGGCTTCACCCCTGTGGGCACCTACCGGGAGGTCGGCCGGAAGTTCGGCACGTACCACGACGTCGCCTGGTTCGAGCGGCCCCTCGGCACGGACCAGGCCCGGCCGACCCCGAGCTGA
- a CDS encoding dioxygenase family protein, protein MTATAPERMPALYLSHGAPPLADDPVWPGQLAAWSAGLPRPKAILMVSAHWEEAPLALGATATVPLVYDFWGFPEHYYQVEYAAPGAPVLAERVRKLLRGAGSPVQDIEDRGLDHGAYVPLVEMFPAADIPVLQISMPTLDPQQLMDIGRKLAPLRDEGVLIVGSGFFTHNLAALRHEGIPGWSAEFDAWGREALEALDIDALLDFENKSPAGRLAHPRTEHFAPLFVTLGAAGEELGDARQVIDGFWMGLAKRSVQFG, encoded by the coding sequence ATGACCGCCACCGCCCCGGAGCGCATGCCCGCCCTCTATCTCTCCCACGGCGCGCCGCCGCTCGCCGACGACCCGGTCTGGCCCGGTCAGCTCGCGGCCTGGTCCGCCGGCCTGCCCCGCCCCAAGGCGATCCTGATGGTCTCCGCGCACTGGGAGGAGGCCCCGCTGGCGCTTGGCGCGACCGCGACGGTCCCCCTGGTCTACGACTTCTGGGGCTTCCCCGAGCACTACTACCAGGTGGAGTACGCGGCCCCGGGCGCACCCGTCCTCGCCGAGCGGGTCCGGAAACTGCTGCGCGGCGCGGGCTCCCCGGTCCAGGACATCGAGGACCGGGGGCTCGACCACGGCGCGTACGTCCCGCTGGTGGAGATGTTTCCGGCAGCCGACATCCCGGTACTCCAGATCTCCATGCCCACCCTCGACCCGCAGCAGCTGATGGACATCGGGCGCAAGCTAGCCCCGCTGCGGGACGAAGGGGTGCTGATCGTGGGCAGCGGCTTCTTCACCCACAACCTGGCCGCGCTGCGGCACGAAGGGATCCCCGGGTGGTCGGCGGAGTTCGACGCATGGGGGCGGGAGGCCCTGGAAGCACTGGACATCGACGCGCTGCTCGACTTCGAGAACAAGTCCCCGGCCGGACGGCTGGCCCACCCGCGCACCGAGCACTTCGCGCCGCTGTTCGTGACGCTCGGGGCGGCGGGCGAGGAACTGGGCGATGCGCGTCAGGTGATCGACGGGTTCTGGATGGGGCTGGCGAAGCGGTCGGTGCAGTTCGGATAG
- a CDS encoding MarR family winged helix-turn-helix transcriptional regulator — protein sequence MATKPPPDSRSDGPAAGTTEGPAAGAAEGPAAGTAAGSRWLSDEEQLTWRAYLHASTLLEDHLDRQLQRDAGMPHTYYGLLVQLSQAPGRRMRMTELAMDAKITRSRLSHAIARLEKNGWVSRENCPSDKRGQYAVLTPDGMEVLERTAPGHVAAVRQALFDRLSPEQVGQLGEIMRVMAEGLQPTGTDADLPWLR from the coding sequence ATGGCCACGAAACCGCCCCCTGACAGCCGCTCCGACGGCCCCGCCGCCGGAACCACCGAAGGCCCCGCCGCCGGAGCCGCCGAAGGCCCCGCCGCCGGAACCGCTGCCGGATCGCGCTGGCTCAGTGACGAGGAGCAGCTCACCTGGCGTGCGTATCTCCATGCCTCCACGCTCCTGGAGGATCACCTCGACCGCCAGTTGCAGCGCGACGCCGGAATGCCGCACACCTATTACGGGCTGCTCGTGCAGCTCTCCCAGGCCCCCGGGCGGCGGATGCGGATGACCGAGCTGGCCATGGACGCGAAGATCACCCGGTCCCGGCTCTCGCACGCGATAGCGCGGCTGGAGAAGAACGGCTGGGTAAGCCGCGAGAACTGCCCCTCCGACAAGCGCGGCCAGTACGCCGTCCTGACGCCGGACGGCATGGAGGTGCTGGAGCGGACCGCGCCCGGCCATGTCGCTGCCGTACGGCAGGCGCTCTTCGACCGGCTCTCCCCCGAACAGGTCGGCCAGCTCGGCGAGATCATGCGCGTGATGGCCGAGGGCCTCCAGCCGACGGGTACGGACGCGGATCTGCCCTGGCTCCGCTGA
- a CDS encoding MFS transporter → MSKSAMPKTDDISLPDPNRWKALVFIALAQLMVVLDATIVNIALPHAQVDLGISDANKQWVITAYALAFGGLLLFGGRIGDLWGRKRAFVIGLLGFAAASAVGGAAANEAMLLTSRAAQGVFGALLAPAALSLLAVTFTDAKERAKAFGIFGAIAGGGGAVGLLLGGFLTEYLDWRWTFFVNIPFAAVAALGAYFVIREPAGGRNRSPLDIPGVLLSTTGLVSLVYGFTRAASDGWSDPVTIGLFVATVVLLGAFVLVESKVKAPLLPLRVVADRNRGGIYASLGLAIIGMFGLFLFLTYYLQVVQGYSSVRTGFAFLPMVAAMITGSTQIGARLMTRVPARFLMGPGFAVAAVGMLLLTRIEVGSSYAGVILPGMILLGLGMGTAFMPAMSLATHGIAPRDAGVASAMVNTSQQVGGAIGTALLNTIAASATTAYLTSHAAAGANAKLVQAQALVHGYTNAIWVAVGILAISSVIALTLINAGRPSVTPAASRPGSGSGSGSGSGETDAVEDEVQIPVIAH, encoded by the coding sequence ATGTCGAAATCCGCCATGCCGAAAACTGACGACATATCACTACCTGATCCCAACCGCTGGAAAGCGCTGGTCTTCATCGCGCTGGCCCAGCTGATGGTGGTGCTCGACGCGACGATCGTGAACATCGCGCTGCCGCACGCCCAGGTCGACCTCGGGATCTCCGACGCCAACAAGCAGTGGGTCATCACGGCCTACGCCCTCGCCTTCGGCGGGCTGCTGCTCTTCGGTGGCCGTATCGGCGACCTCTGGGGCCGCAAGCGCGCCTTCGTCATCGGGCTGCTCGGTTTCGCCGCGGCATCCGCGGTCGGCGGCGCCGCCGCCAACGAGGCGATGCTGCTCACCTCCCGTGCCGCGCAGGGTGTCTTCGGCGCGCTGCTCGCGCCGGCCGCGCTGTCGCTGCTCGCCGTGACCTTCACCGATGCCAAGGAGCGCGCCAAGGCGTTCGGCATCTTCGGAGCCATCGCCGGTGGCGGTGGCGCCGTGGGCCTGCTGCTCGGCGGATTCCTCACCGAGTACCTGGACTGGCGCTGGACGTTCTTCGTCAACATCCCGTTCGCGGCCGTCGCCGCGCTCGGCGCGTACTTCGTGATCCGTGAGCCCGCGGGCGGCCGTAACCGCTCGCCGCTGGACATCCCCGGTGTGCTGCTCTCCACGACCGGCCTGGTCTCGCTGGTGTACGGCTTCACGCGCGCCGCGTCCGACGGCTGGTCCGACCCGGTCACGATCGGCCTGTTCGTCGCCACCGTCGTGCTGCTCGGCGCGTTCGTCCTCGTCGAGTCGAAGGTCAAGGCCCCGCTGCTGCCGCTGCGCGTGGTCGCGGACCGCAACCGCGGTGGTATCTACGCCTCGCTGGGCCTGGCCATCATCGGGATGTTCGGTCTCTTCCTCTTCCTGACGTACTACCTCCAGGTCGTGCAGGGGTACTCCTCGGTCCGGACCGGCTTCGCCTTCCTGCCGATGGTCGCCGCCATGATCACGGGCTCCACGCAGATCGGTGCCCGGCTGATGACCCGGGTGCCCGCCCGGTTCCTGATGGGCCCCGGCTTCGCCGTCGCGGCCGTCGGCATGCTGCTGCTGACCCGCATCGAGGTCGGTTCCTCGTACGCCGGAGTGATCCTGCCGGGCATGATCCTGCTGGGCCTCGGGATGGGTACGGCGTTCATGCCTGCGATGTCCCTCGCCACGCACGGCATCGCGCCGCGTGACGCGGGTGTCGCCTCGGCGATGGTCAACACGTCGCAGCAGGTGGGTGGCGCGATCGGTACCGCGCTGCTGAACACGATCGCGGCCTCGGCCACCACCGCGTACCTCACGAGCCACGCGGCGGCCGGTGCCAACGCGAAGCTGGTCCAGGCCCAGGCGCTGGTGCACGGCTACACGAACGCCATCTGGGTGGCCGTCGGCATCCTGGCGATCTCCTCGGTGATCGCGCTGACGCTCATCAATGCCGGACGCCCCTCGGTCACTCCGGCGGCCTCTCGCCCCGGTTCCGGCTCTGGTTCCGGTTCCGGCTCCGGTGAGACCGACGCGGTCGAGGACGAGGTGCAGATCCCGGTGATCGCGCACTGA
- a CDS encoding TetR/AcrR family transcriptional regulator has protein sequence MDAVHTATAARPRPRADALRNRERIVCAAREVFVEQGPDVPLDEIARRAGVGNATLYRHFPDRTGLFRHVVLFVMAHLSDQVETAIAEESDSFTALRRFVHAAAGEKIGALCPMLADGFDRADAEITAARDRLTDSVEDLMERARHEGQLRADVAVGDLFVALSQLTRPLPGTGCLDLDRFVHRHLQLFLDGLQAPARTVLPGSPATLEDLRRQS, from the coding sequence GTGGACGCCGTGCACACCGCCACCGCCGCCCGGCCGCGCCCCAGGGCCGACGCCCTGCGCAACCGGGAGCGGATCGTCTGTGCCGCGCGTGAGGTCTTCGTGGAGCAGGGGCCCGACGTCCCGCTCGACGAGATCGCCCGCCGGGCCGGCGTCGGCAATGCCACGCTCTACCGCCACTTCCCCGACCGCACCGGCCTCTTCCGGCACGTGGTGCTCTTCGTCATGGCCCACTTGTCGGACCAGGTGGAGACGGCCATCGCCGAGGAATCCGACAGCTTCACCGCGTTGCGCCGCTTCGTGCACGCCGCGGCCGGGGAGAAGATCGGCGCGCTCTGTCCGATGCTCGCCGACGGCTTCGACCGTGCGGACGCGGAGATCACGGCCGCGCGTGACCGGCTCACGGACTCCGTGGAAGACCTGATGGAACGCGCACGCCACGAGGGGCAGCTGCGCGCCGACGTCGCCGTCGGAGACCTTTTCGTAGCCCTGTCCCAGCTCACCAGGCCGTTGCCGGGCACCGGCTGCCTGGACCTCGACCGCTTCGTCCACCGTCATCTGCAGCTGTTCCTCGACGGGCTCCAGGCCCCGGCGCGGACCGTCCTTCCGGGGTCACCGGCGACCCTCGAAGACCTGCGCCGTCAGTCGTGA
- a CDS encoding M6 family metalloprotease domain-containing protein, translated as MHLTRPRTSGSRTGRSRIRTPRRPLAVVTLAALALAALTSGSTTLVPRTPSGGSAPASAGRLAHPTDHGGSVSLGPCKIGGAMGVQMSEGLPTAPGYARSTGTVHALTLMIDFPDAEGRGNAMSRYDEFFPQTADWYRTSSYGRLDYRPDTPVKHWLRMPKPFTAYGIQRGSPYEPGYRDLARDIVKAARSQVDFRKYDLVNVIATPNAGPSALDTVLSVTFSGNDEAPVTDGVRLSNMSFIYSRQDDGSGSYDHTGYRVLPHENGHDFGLPDLYTSSGGGSVGHWDIMSEDWGADNDMLGWHKWKLGWLDDSQVSCASTPGTHQATLSPLETRGGTKLAVIPMSESAAYVLEVRTRSGNDDAVCRAGVLVYRVDGDVDTGQGPITVKDSTPDSSGCTMRPNVQAELSDAPFMVGQTFTDAARGVIVAVTGKDKSGRYEVRITRS; from the coding sequence ATGCATCTGACCCGCCCAAGGACGAGCGGCAGCCGCACTGGCCGCTCACGGATACGTACGCCGCGCCGCCCACTGGCCGTCGTCACCCTCGCCGCACTCGCGCTGGCGGCACTGACCTCGGGCAGCACCACCCTCGTACCGAGGACTCCGTCGGGCGGCTCCGCCCCCGCGTCCGCCGGGCGGCTCGCCCACCCCACCGACCACGGCGGCTCCGTATCGCTCGGCCCCTGCAAGATCGGCGGCGCCATGGGCGTCCAGATGTCCGAGGGCCTGCCGACCGCCCCCGGCTACGCCCGCTCGACCGGCACGGTCCACGCGCTCACCCTCATGATCGACTTCCCGGACGCGGAGGGCCGCGGCAACGCGATGAGCCGGTACGACGAGTTCTTCCCGCAGACCGCCGACTGGTACCGCACCAGCTCGTACGGGCGGCTCGACTACCGCCCGGATACGCCCGTCAAACACTGGCTGCGGATGCCGAAACCGTTCACCGCGTACGGCATACAGCGCGGCTCCCCCTACGAACCGGGCTACCGCGACCTCGCCCGGGACATCGTCAAAGCGGCCCGCAGCCAGGTGGACTTCCGCAAGTACGACCTGGTCAACGTCATCGCCACCCCCAACGCGGGCCCCTCGGCGCTGGACACCGTGCTCTCCGTGACCTTCTCCGGGAACGACGAGGCCCCGGTGACCGACGGCGTCCGGCTCTCCAACATGTCGTTCATCTACAGCCGCCAGGACGACGGATCCGGCTCGTACGACCACACCGGCTACCGCGTCCTGCCGCACGAGAACGGCCACGACTTCGGCCTCCCCGACCTCTACACGTCGAGCGGCGGCGGCTCGGTCGGGCACTGGGACATCATGTCCGAGGACTGGGGCGCCGACAACGACATGCTGGGCTGGCACAAGTGGAAGCTCGGCTGGCTGGACGACAGTCAGGTCAGCTGCGCGTCGACCCCGGGCACCCACCAGGCCACGCTCTCCCCGCTGGAGACCCGCGGCGGCACCAAACTGGCGGTGATCCCGATGTCGGAGTCGGCCGCCTACGTACTGGAGGTCCGCACCCGCTCGGGCAACGACGACGCGGTCTGCCGGGCCGGCGTCCTCGTCTACCGCGTCGACGGGGACGTCGACACCGGCCAGGGCCCCATCACCGTCAAGGACAGCACCCCGGACAGCAGCGGCTGCACCATGCGCCCCAATGTGCAGGCGGAGCTGTCGGACGCGCCGTTCATGGTGGGCCAGACCTTCACGGACGCGGCGCGCGGGGTCATCGTCGCCGTCACCGGGAAGGACAAGTCGGGCCGCTACGAGGTGCGCATCACGCGTTCCTGA
- a CDS encoding ATP-binding protein — protein sequence MAAEAREAVFGFLSGLHPAPPAHTSQNLVLLVSELVTNALRHAGGVTVLRLTADRRCLEVAVADPSPAHPQDRTPDLTGCGGGFGWPMVRRLARTVEVSPRPDGGKVVSATLVR from the coding sequence CTGGCGGCCGAGGCGCGGGAGGCGGTGTTCGGATTCCTGTCGGGACTGCATCCGGCGCCGCCCGCGCACACCAGTCAGAACCTGGTCCTGCTGGTCTCCGAGCTCGTCACCAACGCCCTGCGGCACGCGGGCGGTGTGACCGTGCTGCGGCTCACTGCCGACCGGCGGTGTCTTGAAGTCGCCGTCGCCGATCCCAGCCCCGCCCATCCGCAGGACCGCACGCCCGATCTGACCGGGTGCGGGGGCGGCTTCGGCTGGCCGATGGTGCGGCGGCTGGCCCGCACCGTCGAGGTGTCGCCCCGGCCGGACGGCGGCAAGGTCGTCTCCGCCACCCTCGTCCGCTGA
- a CDS encoding DUF5670 family protein, translating to MGPVLLVLLLALLLFGAGFALKALWWIAIVVLVVWLLGFLIHPAGGSSRRGRWYRW from the coding sequence ATGGGCCCCGTACTTCTTGTTCTTCTTCTCGCCCTGCTTCTCTTCGGCGCGGGCTTCGCACTGAAGGCACTGTGGTGGATCGCGATCGTGGTGCTGGTGGTGTGGCTGCTCGGATTCCTGATCCATCCGGCAGGAGGCAGCAGCCGCAGGGGACGTTGGTACCGCTGGTAG
- a CDS encoding RNA polymerase sigma factor SigF, which translates to MALKSAHAATTEPVPAVPAGSVPTAPAPPEVGGLPWIEDAGKVAPKDARALSKLFFDQLQVLEEGTHEYQYARNTLIEMNLSLVRFAASRFRHRGSGEMEDITQVGTIGLIKAIDRFDLSREVEFTTFAVPYIVGEIKRFFRDTSWAVHVPRRLQELRVEIAKGKEHLAVLLDRDPTVAELAAHLDLTEDEIVEGIVASNGYTAGSLDMPNDSGSDSQAAKSGRTFADVLGEPDPAMETVEDLHALAPLLHTLDSRERRIVEMRFGEELTQAQIGEQLGISQMHVSRLLARILKRLRSGMLVED; encoded by the coding sequence ATGGCGCTGAAGTCCGCGCATGCTGCCACGACCGAGCCGGTACCTGCTGTGCCCGCAGGATCGGTACCGACCGCTCCGGCTCCGCCGGAGGTGGGCGGCCTTCCGTGGATCGAGGATGCGGGGAAGGTGGCACCGAAGGACGCGCGGGCACTTTCCAAGCTCTTTTTCGATCAGCTCCAGGTGCTCGAAGAGGGCACCCATGAATACCAGTACGCCCGCAACACCCTTATCGAGATGAACCTTTCACTCGTCAGGTTCGCCGCGAGCCGTTTCCGGCACCGCGGAAGCGGCGAGATGGAGGACATCACCCAGGTCGGCACGATCGGTCTGATCAAGGCCATCGACCGGTTCGACCTGTCCCGCGAGGTGGAATTCACCACGTTCGCCGTCCCTTATATCGTCGGCGAGATCAAGCGTTTCTTCCGCGACACCAGCTGGGCCGTCCATGTGCCGCGCAGGCTCCAGGAGCTGCGGGTGGAGATCGCCAAGGGGAAGGAACACCTGGCGGTTCTGCTGGACCGCGACCCGACGGTCGCCGAGCTGGCCGCGCACCTCGACCTCACCGAGGACGAGATCGTCGAGGGCATCGTCGCGAGCAACGGCTACACCGCGGGCTCGCTGGACATGCCCAACGATTCGGGCAGCGACAGCCAGGCGGCCAAGAGCGGTCGTACCTTCGCCGACGTCCTGGGCGAGCCCGACCCGGCGATGGAGACGGTCGAGGACCTGCACGCCCTGGCTCCCCTGCTGCACACGCTCGACTCCCGCGAACGCCGCATCGTGGAGATGCGCTTCGGCGAGGAGCTGACCCAGGCCCAGATCGGCGAGCAGCTCGGCATCTCGCAGATGCATGTGTCCCGTCTGCTGGCGCGCATCCTGAAGCGGCTGCGCAGCGGAATGCTCGTCGAGGACTGA
- a CDS encoding MFS transporter has protein sequence MAQRPSVKGVADVVALIDGLGKITGRAQVIWFLVFGGLFLDAYSNAALSAGLGPMTAQMHLSSTQVSILTATAPALAIIFNPVGGWLATRFGRVPPLLIAKVFAIAGALLACFAGDFTVVWLGRVLVGIAYGIDFAVAMALLAEYTPAKMSGRLNLWQAVWYVATTSNLALALVFFNLDVGQDIWRWSVGSAGVVAAVMLILQWTMLSESPTWLAGKGRLDDAVRSLDRIYKIKAVAGKPDAATRAATTAPAIGMRQAGLLFKGEYLPRTILSSVISLGQSMQYFAVGWYLPLISLTIFGESFQKATIGSMVFNAFGIAGGLLSAYFGRRLGLRLSSAFGFGGVFVALVAMGLTFEKVPTAVAFLLPVLFILCHSAGPGANGKSIAALSYSSDVRALGTGVTGMVGSFGSVAGLYVFPQIKDSLGLADTFLVISVVPLLGMITCLAIKWDPTKSAQSPDEAAAEGAAGSPEPATAR, from the coding sequence ATGGCACAACGTCCGAGCGTCAAAGGCGTCGCCGACGTCGTTGCGCTCATCGATGGGCTGGGGAAGATCACCGGCCGGGCGCAAGTCATCTGGTTCCTCGTGTTCGGCGGGCTGTTCCTCGACGCCTACTCGAACGCCGCGCTGAGCGCCGGTCTGGGACCCATGACGGCCCAGATGCATCTGTCCAGCACCCAGGTCTCGATCCTCACGGCCACCGCCCCGGCCCTGGCGATCATCTTCAACCCGGTCGGCGGCTGGCTCGCCACCCGGTTCGGCCGGGTTCCCCCGCTGCTGATCGCCAAGGTGTTCGCCATCGCGGGCGCCCTGCTGGCCTGCTTCGCCGGTGACTTCACCGTCGTCTGGCTGGGCCGGGTCCTGGTGGGCATCGCGTACGGGATCGACTTCGCGGTCGCCATGGCACTGCTCGCCGAGTACACCCCGGCGAAGATGAGCGGCCGGCTCAATCTGTGGCAGGCCGTCTGGTACGTCGCCACCACCAGCAACCTCGCGCTCGCCCTGGTCTTCTTCAACCTGGACGTGGGCCAGGACATCTGGCGCTGGTCGGTCGGCTCCGCCGGGGTCGTGGCCGCTGTGATGCTGATCCTCCAGTGGACGATGCTCTCCGAGAGCCCCACCTGGCTCGCGGGCAAGGGCCGCCTGGACGACGCGGTCCGCAGCCTGGACCGGATCTACAAGATCAAGGCCGTCGCGGGGAAGCCCGACGCCGCCACCCGCGCCGCCACCACCGCCCCCGCGATCGGGATGCGCCAGGCCGGGCTGCTCTTCAAGGGCGAGTACCTGCCCCGGACCATCCTCTCCTCGGTGATCTCGCTGGGGCAGTCCATGCAGTACTTCGCGGTCGGCTGGTACCTCCCGCTGATCAGCCTGACGATCTTCGGCGAGAGCTTCCAGAAGGCCACCATCGGCTCGATGGTGTTCAACGCCTTCGGTATCGCGGGCGGCCTGCTCTCCGCGTACTTCGGCCGCCGCCTGGGCCTGCGGCTCAGCTCGGCCTTCGGGTTCGGCGGGGTGTTCGTCGCGCTGGTCGCGATGGGCCTCACCTTCGAGAAGGTCCCGACCGCCGTGGCGTTCCTGCTGCCCGTGCTGTTCATCCTCTGCCACTCCGCGGGCCCCGGCGCCAACGGCAAGTCCATCGCGGCGCTCTCGTACAGCAGTGATGTGCGCGCCCTGGGCACCGGTGTCACCGGGATGGTCGGCAGCTTCGGCAGTGTCGCCGGACTGTATGTGTTCCCGCAGATCAAGGACTCGCTGGGGCTCGCCGACACCTTCCTGGTGATCTCCGTCGTACCGCTGCTCGGCATGATCACCTGCCTGGCGATCAAGTGGGACCCGACGAAGAGCGCGCAGTCGCCCGACGAGGCGGCGGCCGAGGGTGCGGCAGGTTCGCCGGAGCCCGCGACCGCGCGCTGA